GGATCACCACAAGCAGCCACCTCCCAACAGTGCCTCAATGTCCTGGTCTGGGCAGCATTTAGGGCTCAGTTTAATACTAGCACAACCCTAAGCACTGGCCCAAGCAACACAAAGTCGATGAGTTGGTAACACCATTGCCTCTTACTATAATACCTTTGATGTGGTATTTTAAACTCACAtgggtttaaaaatatataaaaagactGAAGTCTAGGAAGATCTGCCTGCTAAGCAGAATGTTCTTCAGGTGACTCTCCAGGTTTTCCCCCAACCTCCAAAGAAAGAGCTAAATGGACAGACCTCCTACCCCCCCCCGTGTAGCTTGAGCAGAAAAATCTCTCACACAGATGCAGGGGAAATGAAGATGGCAAGATTAACCTCAGCCCTAAGGCTGAGCCCCACTCATAGCCCAATTATTCCCTAACAACAGCTCAAGGAGTGGGAGTCTGGCAGGTTGATTTAATGGCCAATTTAGTGTAATCTCTCTTTTCAAACATTCTGACCCTCAATTCGAATCCCTTGCAAGACATACTTGTAACAGATTAAGGAATCCTGGGAGTGGCCCAGGTCTCTGGAAGCAGAAGGAAGATTCCTGCACCATTTAAAGATAGATTCATCCCTTCTTGTAACTCTCCCCTtgagggatgggggagcaggggtgCACACTGGGAGCCAGTCTTAGTCATTCATACAGACTGAACCACTATGCAGTAAAGAGGTTATCTGTCTTTCAGGCTCCACTGGCTACTTGGAGAAAGCAGATTCTCGTACTGAGAAATAACTTGCCCACATATCAGCTGAGCTCTCTGGACAGGGGGCAGTTTGCCCACTGGGTGGCACAGGGTGTAACCTAACAACAAAAACCATAACATCAATAATCTGCTAGCAGAGCCTTAGATTCCCTGATCCGAAACCTAAACAAGGTACCATCAGAAACAGAGAGAAAGCCAGAGGCAAGGTACATAAGAATGCCAGGGAGGGGAGTGTTGCAGGGAGATTTCCTTTACTGTCATAAACTGccacctcagccttcttgctTCATGTTTTGAGTCCATGGGTGAAGGAAAGGTTCAGCAAGAGGCCCTGGTGCATGAGACAGCAGCACTCCTCCCTTTGTGCACGTCTGGAATGGTTAGGGATAGCACAGCGTCCAGTGGACATGAACGCAATGGTTACTGTCCCCCGTTGTAGGCATAGTCAGCCTTGTTGTGCATGATCAGCTTGTTGTCCACAAAGTAGAAGCTGTCTGAACGGGTCTCATAGGGGTGTTCAACCATCAGGCGGACTGTAGGAGAGAAAGGTCATGAGTATTGTGTCTGGCACATCCCAAGGGGGCAGTGCAGTGTTAGAGGAAAACAAGCATGtggtaaaaaaaaccctttgtcaCTTTGAAGCTCTGCCCCTAAGGAGAGGTAAGAGAAGCAAACTGGTGTGACTGTGAGAGCCTCAGGAGCTCTGCACTGGCCCACCTGGTCAGCCTATCCACAGAATGCAGGTCTTCAGGCTGTCAAAGCAAACTGGAAGAGGGTGGATCAATTTCACACAGATATTCTGGACCCTGTGTCAGGCCACAGTACAGCAGCACTGAACAAGTACATTCCTCCTCTGAGACCTGCCTGGTGTGGAGTAAGTGGAAAAACTAACGTCACTTGCACGCCCAGCTTGTGTATTCAAGTCACATACAAACTCAGCTCATCCTCCCTCTGCCAGACATATCCAGAGAGTGGCAGAGAGCATTCAATTGTTCCTGTTCAGTCTGTCCCTCAATGGCACAGCACATCTTGTAATAAAACCACACAGGGAATATTCACAGCTTACCATCACAGATGGCTCTCCACAGGCTCCCAGAAAAGAAACAACCCCAGTCTGCAGCTGGAGGACTCAAACCCCAAACAGTGGGTGCTATGAATGTGTGTCTTTGGCCTTTAAGGGAATATTCTCTCCAAGTCACCACGGTTACCTCTTGGACTATGCATTGAGGCATTATGTGCAAAAGCCACTGTGACTCTGAGGTCACTAGCTGCCAATAAAGGAAAACACCAAACCTCAACCATACAGCATATGAAGGCAACTTGCTCAAGACTACACAGTGAGCCATCAGCAGAGccagaaactgaacccagatctacCTGTTCCTAGTTTCCTGTCCCACCACATGACCATCTATCATCTCAGGGAGAGAGAGCATTTGAACACAGCAGCAGTAGTTCAGTGAGGGAGGAAGGATACCTACTGAGGTCCTCTGAGAGCTGGGGGAACTCATAGATGTGTTCACATGTGTTCCTGCTGCTGGGGATGCAGAAGCCAAAATCAAAGTCAAAGTTCTTCAGCAAGCGATCCCGGAAGTAATGTCTCTCAATCATTCGGAAGTTTGACACTGGCTTGTCTCCCACTGTAAACTCCACTCTGCAGGCATAGGGCAGGAGAAATACACCTCATGAGACCACCTAGCTCACTTCAGACTGGGAGAGGCAGACAGCCTCAGAGCTGTGGTTATGCAGAACCTACCAATACGGCTGATATCACTGCTAAACCGAGGCAGATCTTGGAATCTTCCCTGTCACTATTAGCTTTTTAGTGAGAACTGGGTTCTCACTAGTCCATTGTTAAGTTCACCTATGAATTGACAGGGTTGGTACCTAAAGTTCCCTGGAGGCATTACTCCCCCCCTCTTTGTATGAGTTTTTACTCACGTTGCACCGACTGTCCGGAGACGGAGAAATGCTGGGGTGAACTGATAGCGAACGAAGCGGCCTGCACTGGTGTCCACTTCTCCACtgtcatcctcttcctcatcatCTTGCTCTAGAAGAATTTACCAACTCAGAGTTAATCTTCTGATGTTCTAGGAATAACATGCTGATGGCTTGTAGGTGGTATACAGAAACCATCCAAGACATTGCTCAGACACCTGGCACCGCAATATCTAAGGACTGTTCTTTGATATGCTACTGGCATTAAGAAGTTAACAGAGAGCAGCTTCATAGAAAACACAATTGATTACATGGACCAGAAGACCCTGCTCACAAAGATGCATGTCCAGGAATTAGCTATGGAAGTACATAGATACTTGACCGCTAGCCTTTTACCTCCAGGATCTGCACTCCAGTCTTCCTTTGCCTACTTACACATAAAGGGATCTTTGGTGGGACTTAACTATGGAATTTGATAAACCTTGATCTAGtgttcaggggggaaaaaatcaaaccaTATCAGACCACAACAGCAGCACCACAACTATGGGGCATGCAAGTCCCCAAACACTGGGCACCATCTGTAACAACCTTGCTGAGCTGAGGAGGTAAAGGGATCTCTAAGCACAGTATTCGCATCCCACCGAGCTCACAAATGGAAAAACAGTATCAGCCTATAGGGACGACACAGGTGAACTCAATACACTTTGCATAGTGAAAGATCTTGGTGTTTGGCCTGCACAGCCCCTTCCCTGCATCCCACCAGAACCCATAATATCTAGCCCTTTCCCCACTGTCAGCAGGTTCTACCTGAAGCAGAAGGCTTGGCAATTTCAAACAGCACTGTCCCTGTCTCCAGGTCCCGGATCTTGAATCTGGTGAAATCGATATTGTAGATGTTGTCCTCAGGTTTGCATAAATAATCTAGGAGATAGAGGAACATATTAGGGGGCTCTTTTGCTCACGACAGTCCAGATCAGGAGAAGAAAATATGGGCCACTAACCCATATGCCTCAAAGGTTCTCCTCTCAGATATCAAAAGGCCTTCAGCAACATTAACTAAGCCCAAGCACCTTAGAACCTttagggatatttcccagaagttTCTGGGAGAGTTGAGGGGGGCAAACAGCAAGGAAACCAAAAAAGCAAGTTGCCAGTTAAACTAATCAAACAGTACAATGCAGTTCAGCATTTGGACTCAGTGCTGACTGAACCAAGTTACTACTATTCATATGTATATATTGTATAACTACTATAAGTTACTAGTACTACTCAGCTATATATACTGAGTGAGCAAATCCAATCAAAGAGGGGAAAATGAGGCTATTTATTCAGTATGCCACAGTTTAACACAAGCACCACCTAAGCAGCATCACTCCTGCAAAAAAGCCAACAGGACAAACTGCAAAAGGGAAGGAGAGTTTGGCTCCTGCTTCATCAAAACTACTGGAAAGTGAGAGACCAACAAACTCGAGGAGTAGACTGAACAAGGCTGACAAGCAGTCTCAGGGTTTCAGGGATATTCATCCTAGATAGGCAAGTAAAACAAAACTTTGATGATCAAGCCAATTTAGGACCTGAAACCAAAAATGTAACATCTACATGGGCATGCATGTGGAACTTCACAGAAAAATCTGGGTCCCTATGGACCAATACAGTCTCAGTATTCCAGACCCTGACAGATTTTGTCCCCCAACTTTTCTGTCTGTGTGGACAAACCAGAAAAGGTGGGATGCCTCAGCACCAAAATGGACCCAGTTGGAAAAGCAGAGATCTATCACAAGAGCCTGACAACTTCTGACTTTCAACCTTTTCATCTATCCAGCCAAATATGGCTGCTGAGAGAGGAAGCAGAGTAGGTCCTTCACCTAGTCTAGACTAGGATGTTTTCTGGAAGGGATAGTGGGGACCCCAGGGAAGAGGTGTCCTGGACCGGAAAGAATATTGTCCTGCCAAGGTTACTTCTGGTATCCTCAGAAGAGAATATCAAGTTCTGCAGAAAGACTGATACTGGGGCCGCAAAGAGGGTAAGGTATACGgaaggagtgggcaaactatggcccagagCCTCATCCGGCacttcagacgttttaatccagccctcaagctccagccagggagcagggtccagaGTTTGCCTTGCTCCAGctggggccaatgggagctgcaggggcagtgcctgtggacagggcagcacgcagagccacctggctgcggcTCTGTGTGGGAGCGGGAGAGGATatgtgccactgcttctgggagctgcttgaggtaagtgctgcccagagtgTCCACCCGTaatcccctcctgtgccccaaccatGATCCCgatcccaccctccgaacccctcggtcccagcccagagcacccgcCTGCACCCTCAACCCCCCTCGGtgccagcccagaccctgcacccccagccaaagccctcacccccacccccaatttcgtgagcattcatggcccaccgtacaatttccatacccagatggggccctcgggccaaaacgtttgTCCCTCCCTGGTATAGGGGGTCCCTGGGGGAATGCTAATGGATGTGGGGTTAAGGTGTACGGGATCCCTCGGGGGCCATAGTGTATAGGGTTTCTGAGGGGATGATAACGGCGTCCCTGGGGTAAGGGGTGGTGTCTCGGGGAAGGCAAATGGAGCCTCTGAGAGGCAAAGTGTATGGGGTCCCTGGAGGGGATCCTCAGACAAACGGCCACGAGGTCTCCGTGGGCCTCACACTCGGCTCTGCCGGAGGAGCCCGGGGTCGATACGTGGGGCCGGACGCCCGCGAGTGGGGGcgcccggggagggggctggcagggggtcccgcagggcggcggcagcagcacgGACGGCCCCGCGGTGCCAGgtcccccagcccagcactcaCTCTCCGTgacccggcccagccccaggacGTGTTCGGGCCGGACGATCTCCAGCGCCAGCAGCTCCgactctgagcggggcagggccgcCCGCGGCGCCGCGTCCCCGGAGCCC
The Mauremys mutica isolate MM-2020 ecotype Southern chromosome 16, ASM2049712v1, whole genome shotgun sequence genome window above contains:
- the UNC119B gene encoding protein unc-119 homolog B, whose amino-acid sequence is MSGSRPRVAAPGPEKKPPPGSGGVLSRLRGRRGSGDAAPRAALPRSESELLALEIVRPEHVLGLGRVTENYLCKPEDNIYNIDFTRFKIRDLETGTVLFEIAKPSASEQDDEEEDDSGEVDTSAGRFVRYQFTPAFLRLRTVGATVEFTVGDKPVSNFRMIERHYFRDRLLKNFDFDFGFCIPSSRNTCEHIYEFPQLSEDLIRLMVEHPYETRSDSFYFVDNKLIMHNKADYAYNGGQ